One region of Centropristis striata isolate RG_2023a ecotype Rhode Island chromosome 3, C.striata_1.0, whole genome shotgun sequence genomic DNA includes:
- the ccdc66 gene encoding coiled-coil domain-containing protein 66 yields MNLGDGLLFELENGKPKLILLSHGVEKNPTKQQLSLRPRASNILSSRQPSCVEEVQGGARQHAGRTREPRSKAGGAATSFTSNNNTTTTTATTGGRSSTLTSSKTNEHHRAVSIKTVAKVKSDRHKHTTTVGSLRANGRTAGPPQNNGTHSGGTVGLKTAVKDSVVSLTSDQLQQILLSVQTCSKDQQPPEDHSTQESKPDSSLNGEGGEGELKEEDRGGGGGAGRPQDKDNRLSGCPFSWLEEQQSHSRAAIDAKKAQWRRELDEQVALKQQQHRLSPGRLQAEEDRGSVLSVQSSFSLRETLRQPAAIRSSLTLGEVIPMEEVLCDERKEEQRRRWLEELNRQREETTERRRREKELQRQTEDHQLWTAHFDSLQRKPPVQTATPSAPSAPPPASCSSERGEWEPSSSLSLVWEATSSCGAESLAGASIDSNGYSTRASYLRTMTALLDPAQIEERERRRLKQQEQQRAIEAQVEERRRQREQEEARRREEEEEEERRVRREREMLDRRYELDSLREKQKSSHQAEEPQRSNNDDDDDGKQQEKQEPIAVNTSQSESLEEEVTSSSSPYRHTAVQTEAPPSLPSDRVQTPDVSAQYQPPPPPSTNSRSHRGLRTGKENICLPGGGGGGGGGGGAGGGGGGDPYEAFARTDRSRRDKRRPEWNTQRPSRRFVPASERYPAALQRNRQENRQRRQAELLALQERTCLSRTEPPPAPPAPPQRQEPPLCSDPPQTGPSPSRRVEVVSGAAASNTDRRRSPPVPTLRHRAQSQQASSSTPPPPAPPPPVLDFIPYVRTDDVFNLDPLEPANTPPPHTHTAPPQSSASPPAPSHRLLHPELLRNSQTSRQQEILRGLAQLRQGLLQKQRELETDLNPLLKRHDNEHRAPSAAHRM; encoded by the exons AGACGGCCTGCTGTTTGAACTTGAAAACGGAAAACCCAAGTTGATTTTACTCAGTCATG GCGTTGAGAAGAACCCAACAAAG CAGCAGCTCTCCTTGAGGCCCAGAGCATCAAACATCCTGAGCTCCAGGCAGCCGAGCTGTGTGGAGGAGGTGCAGGGAGGAGCCCGCCAGCATGCAGGGAGGACCAGAGAACCCAGGAGCAAGGCAGGAGGAGCAGCCACCTCCTTCACCTCCAACAAcaacactactactactactgctaccaCTGGGGGGAGGAGCTCCACTCTGACATCATCCAAGACGAATGAGCATCACAGAGCGGTTAGCATCAAAACTGTAGCCAAG gtgaagtcagacagacacaaacacaccaccaCTGTTGGCTCCCTGAGAGCTAACGGGAGAACAGCAGGACCTCCTCAGAACAACGGGACACACAGCGGAGGGACGGTTGGACTAAAGACAGCTGTGAAGGACAGCGTGGTGAGTCTGACCAGTGATCAGCTGCAGCAGATCCTCCTCTCAGTCCAGACCTGCAGCAAGGACCAGCAGCCTCCAGAGGACCACAGCACccagg AATCAAAGCCTGACTCCTCACTGAACggtgaaggaggagaaggagagctgaaggaggaggacagaggaggaggaggaggagctggaagacCACAGGATAAAGACAacag GTTGTCTGGATGTCCGTTCAGCTGGCTGGAGGAGCAACAGTCACACAGCAGAGCAGCCATCGACGCCAAGAAGGCTCAGTGGAGGAGAGAActag atgagCAGGTTGctctgaagcagcagcagcatcgtTTGTCTCCGGGCAGACTACAG GCGGAGGAGGACCGAGGGAGCGTGTTATCGGTCCAGAGCTCCTTCAGCCTCAGAGAGACTCTGAGACAACCTGCAGCCATCAGGTCCAGCCTCACGCTCGGG GAGGTGATCCCGATGGAGGAGGTGCTCTGTGACgagaggaaggaggagcagaggaggcgCTGGCTGGAGGAGCTCaacaggcagagagaggagacgaCGGAGCGCAGGAGACGAGAGAAGGAGCTgcagagacag ACTGAGGACCACCAGCTCTGGACCGCACACTTTGACTCCCTGCAGAGAAAACCTCCAGTCCAGACTGCTACTCCCTCAgctccttcagctcctcctccagcctcctgcagctctgagcGAGGGGAGTGGGAgccctcctccagcctctctctGGTCTGGGAGGcaaccagcagctgtggagcAGAGAGTCTAGCTGGAGCTAGCATCGACTCCAACGGGTACTCCACCAGAGCCAG CTATCTGAGGACCATGACCGCCCTGCTGGACCCGGCACAGatagaggagagggagaggaggaggctgaaacagcaggagcagcag CGAGCGATCGAGGCCCAGGTGGAGGAGCGGAGGCGGcagagggagcaggaggaggcgaggaggagagaggaggaggaggaggaggagaggagggtgaGACGGGAGAGGGAGATGCTGGACAGACGGTACGAGCTGGACTCACTGAGGGAGAAACAGAAG tcgaGCCACCAGGCTGAGGAGCCACAGAGAAGcaacaatgatgatgatgatgatggtaaaCAGCAGGAGAAGCAGGAGCCAATCG cagtAAACACCAGTCAGAGTGAGTctctggaggaggaggtcaCCAGTTCATCATCCCCGTACAGACACACTGCTGTACAGACAG aagcacctccctctctcccatCAGACAGAGTTCAGACTCCTGATGTCTCTGCACAGTACCAgccacctcctcctccgtccACCAACAGCAGGAGCCACCGAGGCCTGAGGACGGGCAAGGAGAACATCTGTctgccaggaggaggaggaggaggaggaggtggaggaggagcaggaggaggaggaggtggagaccCATATGAGGCGTTTGCCAGGACAGACAGGAGCAGGAGAGACAAGAGGAGGCCGGAGTGGAACACACAGAG gCCCAGCCGGAGGTTCGTTCCCGCCTCGGAGCGTTACCCTGCTGCTCTACAGAGGAACAGACAGGAGAACAGACAGAGGAGGCAGGCTGAGCTCCTCGCCCTGCAGGAGAGGACCTGTCTGTCCAGGACcgagcctcctcctgctcctcctgctcctcctcagcgCCAGgagcctcctctctgctccgaCCCCCCACAGACCGGACCCAGTCCCTCCAGGAGG gtGGAGGTTGTTTCAGGAGCAGCAGCCTCCAACACTGACAG GAGGCGCTCTCCTCCCGTCCCCACCCTCAGACACAGAGCTCAGAGTCAGCAGgcctcctcctctactcctcctcctcctgctcctcctcctccggtcCTGGACTTCATTCCTTACGTCCGGACTGATGATGTCTTCAACCTGGATCCACTGGAGCCTGCTAACAcccccccaccacacacacacacag ctcctcctcagaGCTCAgcgtctcctcctgctccctcacATCGACTCCTTCACCCTGAACTGCTCCGTAACTCACAAACCAGCCGACAGCAGGAGATCCTCCGAGGCCTGGCTCAGCTAcgccag GGTTTATTACAGAAGCAGCGGGAGCTGGAGACCGACCTGAACCCTTTACTGAAGCGCCATGACAACGAGCACCGGGCGCCATCTGCAGCTCACCGCATGTGA